The sequence CCATAGAAGCTGACGCCGCCTCAGCCTCCCAGAGCTGAATGAGGGCTGCTGACGAGTGTGTTCtgttgttcctgtcttgctcagGCGCTCCAGGAAGCCCATCGGGTCCTGAAGCCAGGAGGACGGTTTCTCTGTCTGGAGTTCAGCCAAGTAAACAATCCGCTCGTATCCAGGTTGGTATTGTTAACAGGGCTTGATTTTCATCATCTAGCCAAGGGTTTCCCATCCCAAagtggaaagaaaatagccagTAAGCTACAAGCATGAACCTCATAGTTCAGTGTCCCAGAGTCCCTGAGGGACAGTGCCACTTCTGAGGTCTGAATGACAACACCTAGGCTAGAAGGGTCTCAAACCAGAGACTCAAGTGGGCCCACGTATGTATTTTGTTTGActcatggtattttaaaaattgacttagatgtccatattttaaaatcaggaaattttacataaaaatctaGATTTCCAGCTTCACTTGAGAAATCAGATATATGGCAACCCTGGTTAAGCCCATATTCCCACATGGCAATAGTCAGGGCTGAGTAGTAACTGCCCTTTCTCCACTTTTCTGGTACTTCCTAACTGTGCCTGTCACCACACCCTCACTACTCCCTAGGCTTCTGCACCTGGCCCACTTCACTTATTTCAGGTACTTGCTTGACCCTTATAGGCATTTGAGTTTATAATCCCAGGCTTAGACCTTCTTGCTTATTAATGGTCACGTTCTAATCttaatattttgcctttttgtttagGCTCTATGATGTATATAGCTTCCAGGTCATTCCTGTCCTGGGAGAGGTCATTGCAGGAGATTGGAAGTCCTATCAATACCTTGTAGAAAGTATCCGACAGTTCCCATCTCAGGTAAAAAACTTCTATAGCTTACAACAAAGGCCCTACAGTTGAAATCCAGGCGATTTTTGCTGTATCCTTCTTTGTGTTTTAGGAGGAGTTCAAGGAGATGATAGAAGATGCAGGTTTTCAGAAGGTGACTTATGAAAATCTAACATCAGGCATTGTAGCCATTCATTCTGGCTTCAAACTGTAACTCCTTTAAGATCCTGGAGTGTGAACCAGTCACATCCTGTCAAAAGGCTGGAGCCGAAGGATAATGTGGTTAGTGAGACCAGCACAACATCTTCTCCTAAGGCTGTGCGCCTTGGACTCATGTTCTGATGTGACCAGTCTCAGAGTGAAAGAAACAAGCTTCTGTCACTTTACTGCAGCTTTCCTTTGGGGCTGCTTCAGGCCTTCTCCCAGAGGTATTTGGTCTGTACTTTTTGCTTAACTCCTACTAATTTTTCTTGGCTCTGTAGTATGTGGTTAAGGAAAACCAGCACTGAAACTCAGTTTTGAAGTGTATCTGTGGCTTCTCTGCCAGTGCTGCCTCCTAGAGGGATAATGAATCGTTAGAACCCAATGATGATTTGAACCAGAAAACTTCCTAGCTGTACCCAAGTCCATCTTTCAGCCTAGGACTAAGTCTGGGGCCAAAAGCCAAGGCCCAAATTAGAGGGCTAAGGATCACAACTAGAATTGTGCCCTGAAACACTAAAAGAGTTTACAATTTTCATgggttttgtcatttttttcttgaggGAGGTGAAAGAAATACACTTTCATCATTATTCATTCAGTCCTCTTCTACCAAAAGCCACTATTGTGTCCTCAGTGCCTGTCATGAAGGAAACTTGACAAATCCTTGTTGAAGGAATAAATGTACCTGATTTCACGTCTTACAAAGAGAGCTTCTTTGTCAGGATACGTTTGAAGTCAGGATcttatagccaaaaaaaaaagtttgataacTATTTGTCTAGCCAAACCCCCTCCAGTACTCAGAAGAGCTGCACAGAGCTCTTGTCTCCTTAATACAGTCCACTCTTTGATGTTAAAATgagaccataaaaaaaaaaatgagaccatAAATATTTTCAGTGCAGATGAAACTtaagggtttttttggggggtgggggagggttggtAAGAAATTGCAGAAATCAACCTGTGAGTTGGCTGGCAGTTGAATTTCAGAGACCTTAGTTCAAGGCTATTTGAAAAGTCTTCAGATATGCTGCCTCTCGCCCCAGCACAGAAGGGGTCATTTACCCCTTCACGTGAGTCACGACCTTCACTCACAAGATTGTGCCCTTGTCACTGAAAAGCTTCCAGATACAGCACTCTATATACACGTGTCTCAAAGAACAGCACCTTAGAACGATTGATAAAATGCTACACCTtagaaaaacttttaagttttgttttcagCCAGCTGGCGCCTCTGAAATTAACAAGGAGCAGGCACTAAAAAAACCTTCATAGGTCATCAACCCAGTCCTCGCTCAGTGGCAATGTGATTCTCATATCTgaatcaagaaagaaaagttaaaagctGTCACTTCCTGGCAATAGATATGGGCCTGATGAAATTAGAACTCCCATTGTCCAGCCGTTTGTGGCCTGAAGGCAGCTGGAGACTGGAAGTAGAGCTAAAATCGACAAGATTGATGCAGCTTTGAAAGCCAAACACCTGTTGGGCTTCAAATATAGCCAggtcacaaaagaggaaaaggaggtaGAAAAAAGATGTATTACAGGAACATTCTCAGTCTGTTCATATAAATACAAACCTAAACGACTGCAATTGCAGTCCCGTTCCACAGTACCTCCTGCTCCTCTCCTGCAGAAAGCAGGGGAAAAACTTCTCCCACTTGAATTGCCATAATAGTAAAACAATTGTTTGCCCCTCTACCCTGAAACTTTCTCAGTCCTAACATTGATCAACTTCACTAGAACTTTTAAGACCCCAAGTTCTGGTAAAGAAAAACAACCTCCCAAAGATGTTACAGACCTAATATTGCTCTCAAGATGGAATCATCAGTCAATTCAGATCTATCACCCGCTCTGTGTAGCATTAGCCTGGCTGCTCAGACACCCTAATTGTATCTCATAGATCCAAGGTCTAAAACAAAAAGGCTTACCTCATGTGAACACTGAAAACAAAGGGGAACTTAAAAGCCAGGACCTTCCTTGCAGCTTCCCAGGATGGGCGTGGGTTGTCTCAGCCTCTGGAATATTTCCTATCTACAAAAGCCAAGTCTGCCATATTCGCTTTTATTCATAGAAAAGATTTGTCTTCCTAAAATTGATAGCAGGAAACCTTTAATGAAGTTTACTTATCCAGTTTTAATTGGGTCTTTTAGTGAAAGCTTCAATTCACATGTGAACACAGCTAGTTAAAGCACAGCACAGCAGGCTTATAAGTTTAAATTCCTGCAGACTTTATTAGAATCACATGGAGGGCTGCCTCAAAAGATTTCCCTTTTAAGACCACCTTTAATCTTTAGAATATACTTTGGCcaaggcaggggaggggaaaTTAGTCTAGAGCCCAACTTTCTTATTagcttatttccattttacaaccATGGAACTACTATACATTCATCACCACTTGAGGCCTAAGGCCCAGAACACTCTATAGCAGTATCTTTTAACAAAATGAGCACTTAAGGAAAGCATCAGATTAGGAATAAGAGTTAATTCAGTAGTTTCTCTGCCATGCATTTCTTAACATGCACTTCTGAGTAGTATTCTTCCATGCATAACAGTAGCAGGATGGGCAAGAATGAAACTCAAGAGCGTTGAATAGGCTAGTCTGTTATATCCCACAGAAACTTCAAGGAATCACCCCCACCAAACTACCCAAGATCAAACAATAGGCCATCTTCAACCCTAGGTTATTTGAACAAATCGTTATTAACGCACACTTCTCcaacacatttatttcttttaaggaatggattttgaagagaaaaaacaTGGGACAGAGAGGtatggaatagaaaataaatacaaatgtaagCTGTTTTGCTAATTGCTTTATAACCACAACAACCTAGTACAGAGAATGCCCTGTacaaaacaacacaataaagaTCGAGGTGTTCCCTTAGGCAAGGCTGAAGATTTCAGTCTCTGGTGTTTGGAATTTAGGCTGCAGtccttgtttttggatggatcaCTGGGTGTGGCACAGTCCATGCTTTTAACCAGATTTGAACAGGAGAATGGCCACTTGGCCCAGGTAGAAGTAGATGAAGTGTTTGGTTTCATGTGTCACATAACTACCGAAGTTCCTCCCCACGATGCAGTGCCAGGTGGGGTTGTATTTCTTGTCAAActcctgggggaaggggaggagaaaaagaacacagaatttTAGTGCTAAACCAGAGGTCAGAGTTTGCCTCCTAGATAAGCAGAGCAGAAAGAAGGAACGTCAGCATCTGCAAATTCTTAGAATGAAAGAATGTTCCTCAGCTCCAAATCGCCTACATGGTGCATTAATGCAAACATACTTGCAATCTGAGCTAAGCTGggaatgggggctggggaggtaAAAGTCAGAAAGGGCAACGTCAGAGACAGAGCGCTTTGTTATCATGGCAATTACACCTTCATAACTTCTAGAATATTCTTATTCATTAACAGCAGGTGACATCAGTTCTAGTTTATCCTCTAGTTTTTAAACAGAACTAAACTATCCTCCTATTGTACGACATGCACCTACAAAAGCcaagaaaatagtaaatatttagccCAAAATACCCCCACTATAACTCATTTCAGTATTATTGAAACAAAAGACTTCCAAAAGAACAAAGCCTCAATGAGCTTCTAAACCACTGTGGATCAAAATTTAAACGGACAAGACACTTGGCACTCCACTGTCCCTATAAAAAGAATGCTGGAAGCAGAACCTGACAGCTACCTGGGCAAATTTTATCTTTCTGTCAATAGCCCTTCTTCCCACATCTATCCTAACAGTGCTAATCTACCACCTGGTCCTCAAGGAGAGCAAACTGCAGTAACAACTTTTCCCTattttccccacccccagaggctCTAGGTTTCACTGGGTAGCTCTAGGCAGGGGCCAAAGCTAGTCCTTCTCTATGAAAGTACTACAAGTCTCTGGTGAGTTAGGCAAAATTTGGCTACTATTGTATTGTACACAGCAAGAACGTCTTTTAGATTAAGGGGAATAAAATTCTTACAAACTAGACCAACGCACTGCTGCTGCCTCTGTCAAAAaggtatttatttctgctccatcCGAAGTCTTTCATCTTCTCATTCTCGACTAGAACCCTCCCACGGCTTAGGCTGCCAGCTTCCTTCCCTTCTAGAAAACATAGCTCGAGAAGTTGGCAGGCCTGCCAGCTTTCTACAGACTGCCATTTACCAATCCCCCAACCTAGTACCCAGCCCTCACTACCACCCACTTTCCCTCAACTGCCGACTGACTCCCCACTGAAGGCTGGCAAGATCTCCCTTCGGCCCTGCTGGAAACACCCACGCAGCTACCCCCCTCTCGAGCACCCAGATGGATCCTGGGCGCAGCAATCATGCAGAAGGGGGGGAACCGCTGCTGCCTGATCCTAGAAACCGTTACTAGGTGGCGCTTTCCCCGTGGAGctgggtaattaaaaaaaaaaaaaaacttcgaaCGCTGAGGGGCCGATCTTCAAGAGAAGCGCAAAATTCATTTGCGTCCTTTTCTGGAAACCTCTACACCCGCGCTACTTTGCGTGCCCCCCAAGTATCTCTGCCATTGCTCGGGGGACGCAGGATCGAGGAGAAGGAACTAAGTTGTGACTCGCCCCAGCTGAGCGCAAACTGCCCGAAACCCCACGCCCGCGCCCTGTCCTCACCTTCTTGATATGGGCCGCAATGTCCTTCTCTATATTATACTTCTCCAATGCCTGAGTAGCACACTCCACCGAGTCCTGTTGCATCTCCTCCGACATATCGGCATTTTTGATCACGGCCTTTCGGTCACACATGGTTACCTGGGGGGGCGAGGCCCGGGCAAAGGGTGAGGAGTTGGGTTATGGGCTGCGCCTGCGAGGCGCCAGCTTCCCCGGCCCGCTCCGCCCGCCCCACGCCACCCCGGGACGACCCCCAACCCCACTTCTCAGGAAGCGCGGGCCGCGCGGACCGAACGGCGGGATAAGTCCGGCAGGGGACGAAGCCAGATAGTGGAACCCCCCCGAGTCTCTCACCAAAGAGCAGGGGCTGGCCGACTGCAACggtctcctgggggaggggctggcgaGGCTCAGACCGGTCGAGACGAACGGTCCCTACTAAAGCCGTGGCGCATCTATGGAGCCCCACGCCACCCGCCGCCGCCTAGTACCTAAGCCCCGCCCTGCtcccgccggccccgccccccaccgaACGTCCCTATTGGCTTGACACAGCCCCAGAACTCTCCCATTGGCCCATGGACTCAATGGTTCCCTCAGGATCTTTCTCCTGCATTTTGTTGCAGACCACAATGCACCGCTCTCGGCGTCGGTTGCCCCGGCAATGGGCCGCACGAGATGAGGCCAAACACCCCGAAGGCGGTGCTGGGGTGGGGTCGCGAGGACCGCCCAGCGGCTAGAGAGGTGCGAAGGAAGCTTCCGTCCAGGTCAAGAGAAGTGATTCCAAATTTACGGAGGTTGTCCCAGAGTGTGTTCTAGAATAAGTATTGTCTTTGGAAGTTGGGTATCCCACGTCCCTTCCTCCCATCCCAGGTCGGAAGGATTTACCCTTTCTGACTGAGGTAGCCAATCGCTTCACTAGAAGGGTATCTCTTAAGCAGGGCTGGCTTCGTGGGCAAGTGATCCGTGCAGTCGCAGAAGAGGAGCCCCAGgatttggtttaatgctctgctgtctcATTGTTGAAAttcgtatttttttttaatacaagggACGCCACATTTTCATATTGCATTGGGCCATGCAAATTATGCAGCCGGACCTCCTCTGAAATATGGGAGTGCGGGTGTCAGAGGTCCTCAGAAATGGGAGAGGGTTTCCTTATGAATTAAGAGATTATCCCCAAGAGTGGGGTCTCCCTGCTGGGCAATGCAGACCTCATTTAAGGGGGTGGGGAGCCCTCCGGGTGGATTTGGGAGTGCCGATCCCGGTGGTGTGTGTCCAGGGTGGGGCTTCTTGCTCAGATGAGGCAGTCTTTCCTGTGTAGGAGTTTCTTGGTGGGGATTTACCTCTAGGGCGGAGGTGCCCTAATGAATAGAATGGCATCCCTTAGAGGTATTTCCTCTGGTTTAGGGAGACTAACCACTAAGTGGATAAAAAACCAAGGacttggggtggggttggggagcaGGATCAGATctggatttaaatatttaaatcctaGCCCTGTCATTTTACTAGCtgtttgaacctcagttttctaatctgttacgggattaaatataaaaggaaaccACTTCATAGGCATGCTGGGAGTATTAAATAAACTAGTGCATTTGAAGTTCTCAGCACAACTTGTGGCACATAGTAAGGGTTGGAAGAATCTTACCGATGGCTGTCAATTTATGGAACTGTCCCAAGAGTCATGGCAAGATTTTGAACAACCAACCCTTAAAATACCTAAAATGTGTTTTTGAACTTGCATAAACAAGTTATCAGTTTAATCATGTAACCAGAAGCTTTCTGTTTACATTTCTGCCTGTTTCTACTTGACCACCCACTCTCATTAATCCAGAGCCCCTTACAATTTGATCAGAGGCACACAATGC is a genomic window of Lagenorhynchus albirostris chromosome 14, mLagAlb1.1, whole genome shotgun sequence containing:
- the DYNLL1 gene encoding dynein light chain 1, cytoplasmic; this translates as MCDRKAVIKNADMSEEMQQDSVECATQALEKYNIEKDIAAHIKKEFDKKYNPTWHCIVGRNFGSYVTHETKHFIYFYLGQVAILLFKSG